A genomic window from Candidatus Eisenbacteria bacterium includes:
- the odhB gene encoding 2-oxoglutarate dehydrogenase complex dihydrolipoyllysine-residue succinyltransferase produces the protein MAVELRVPEVGESITEVQIGSWFKKEGDAIQRDEALVEIESDKATLELPAPVSGVLSKVLKKKGEMAKVGDLIAEIGENGAAKPAAKSAGAKSAAASAPAAPASAAPAASRAAAPAPAAPTPTTPRTAEPRVMPSARRALAENDLSVADVAPSGPGGRVLKEDVLDRLASRPAGTTTGAPGAARGVAPPAMTRPSDAERVEEAVPMSPMRLRIAERLKEAQNTAALLTTFNEIDMTQVVTLREELREAFQERFGVKLGFMSFFVKATIDALMQFPQVNAEVRGKEIVYKNYYDIGIAVGGGKGLVVPVLRNAEHMSFAEIEIAIADFAARARENKLHLDELKGGTFTVSNGGVYGSLLSTPIVNPPQSGILGLHAIQKRPVVVNDEIAIRPMMYAAVTYDHRVIDGRESVAFLKHIKDLVERPTRMLLGI, from the coding sequence ATGGCCGTGGAGCTCCGCGTACCCGAGGTCGGCGAGTCGATCACCGAAGTGCAGATCGGCTCCTGGTTCAAGAAGGAAGGCGACGCGATCCAGCGGGATGAAGCCCTGGTCGAGATCGAATCGGATAAAGCGACGCTGGAGCTGCCCGCTCCGGTCTCGGGTGTTCTCTCCAAGGTACTGAAGAAGAAGGGCGAGATGGCCAAGGTCGGCGATCTGATCGCGGAGATCGGCGAGAACGGCGCGGCGAAGCCGGCCGCCAAGTCGGCGGGTGCGAAATCAGCGGCCGCCTCGGCCCCCGCAGCGCCCGCCTCCGCAGCGCCGGCCGCTTCCCGCGCCGCCGCGCCGGCGCCCGCTGCGCCGACGCCCACGACGCCGCGCACCGCCGAGCCCCGCGTCATGCCCTCCGCGCGCCGCGCGCTTGCCGAGAACGATCTGAGCGTGGCGGACGTTGCGCCCAGCGGGCCGGGTGGGCGCGTTCTCAAGGAGGACGTGCTCGACCGCCTGGCGAGCCGCCCGGCCGGGACCACGACCGGCGCTCCCGGGGCGGCGCGCGGCGTCGCGCCGCCGGCCATGACCCGGCCCTCGGACGCCGAGCGCGTCGAGGAAGCGGTGCCGATGAGCCCGATGCGCCTTCGGATCGCCGAGCGGCTCAAGGAGGCGCAGAACACCGCCGCGCTTCTCACGACATTCAACGAGATCGACATGACGCAGGTCGTCACCCTGCGCGAGGAGCTTCGCGAGGCGTTCCAGGAGCGCTTCGGCGTGAAGCTTGGATTCATGTCGTTCTTCGTGAAGGCCACGATCGACGCCCTGATGCAGTTCCCGCAAGTGAACGCGGAGGTCCGCGGCAAGGAGATCGTCTACAAGAACTACTACGACATCGGGATCGCGGTCGGAGGCGGGAAAGGCCTCGTCGTCCCCGTGCTTCGAAACGCCGAGCACATGAGCTTCGCCGAGATCGAGATCGCGATCGCCGACTTCGCCGCGCGCGCCCGCGAGAACAAGCTCCACTTGGACGAGCTCAAGGGCGGGACCTTCACGGTCTCGAACGGCGGCGTCTACGGCTCGCTCCTCTCGACGCCGATCGTGAACCCCCCGCAGAGCGGGATCCTGGGCCTCCACGCCATCCAGAAACGCCCGGTCGTCGTGAACGACGAGATCGCGATCCGGCCGATGATGTACGCCGCCGTGACCTACGACCACCGGGTGATCGACGGGCGCGAGTCGGTCGCCTTCCTCAAGCACATCAAGGATCTGGTCGAACGCCCAACTCGGATGCTCCTCGGCATCTGA
- a CDS encoding asparagine synthetase B — translation MRNRARGPLLSVLALLVALSPGIAWAKVLVPMDETQTDHLRAYGLMYWALARGLHGEWLLNYRGGSFLLPDDPAVAGEAVIRGVSVQSIPESAVAQIYAEIADNNMEVMKLETAPRIAVYVPPSAPPWDDAVQLALDYAQIPYTKLWDAEVLDGKLSEYDWIHLHHEDFTGQYGKFFAAFAATDWYRRQVAENEAMAKRYGFAKVSEMKKAVARAIKLYVAQGGFLFAMCSATDTFDIALAAERVDIVGPEYDHDPADPDADAKLDFSKTLAFRDFELEENPLVYEFSNIDTTNRASLRGQRNDYFTLFDFSAKQDPVPSMLVQDHVANVPGFMGQTTGFEKRLLKPGVTVLAETPGADDAKYIHGHFGQGTFTFYGGHDPEDYQHAVGDPPTDLALHKHSPGYRLILNNVLFPAAEKKEKKT, via the coding sequence GTGAGGAATCGCGCCCGCGGGCCTCTTCTCTCGGTGCTCGCGCTCCTGGTCGCCCTGTCGCCCGGGATCGCGTGGGCCAAGGTCCTGGTTCCGATGGACGAGACCCAGACCGACCATCTCCGGGCCTACGGCCTCATGTACTGGGCCCTGGCGCGGGGGCTCCACGGCGAATGGCTGCTCAACTACCGCGGCGGATCGTTCCTTCTGCCCGACGACCCGGCCGTCGCGGGCGAGGCGGTGATCCGGGGCGTGTCGGTCCAGTCGATCCCCGAAAGCGCGGTCGCGCAGATTTACGCGGAGATCGCCGACAACAACATGGAGGTCATGAAGCTCGAGACGGCGCCGCGCATCGCGGTCTACGTCCCTCCCAGCGCGCCGCCCTGGGACGACGCGGTCCAGCTCGCCCTCGACTACGCGCAGATCCCGTACACGAAGCTCTGGGACGCCGAGGTTCTGGACGGCAAGCTCTCCGAGTACGACTGGATTCATCTGCATCACGAGGATTTCACCGGGCAGTACGGGAAGTTCTTCGCGGCCTTCGCGGCGACCGACTGGTACCGCCGCCAGGTGGCCGAGAACGAGGCGATGGCGAAACGGTACGGGTTCGCCAAGGTCTCGGAGATGAAGAAGGCCGTGGCGCGGGCGATCAAGCTCTACGTGGCGCAGGGCGGATTTCTGTTCGCGATGTGCTCGGCCACCGATACGTTCGACATCGCGCTCGCCGCCGAGCGGGTCGACATCGTCGGCCCCGAGTACGATCACGATCCGGCCGACCCCGACGCGGACGCGAAGCTCGATTTTTCGAAGACCCTGGCCTTCCGGGATTTCGAGCTGGAGGAGAACCCGCTCGTCTACGAGTTCTCGAACATCGATACGACCAATCGCGCATCCTTGCGCGGCCAGCGGAACGACTACTTCACGCTGTTCGATTTCTCGGCGAAGCAGGATCCGGTGCCGTCGATGCTCGTGCAGGACCACGTGGCCAACGTCCCCGGTTTCATGGGGCAGACGACCGGCTTCGAGAAGCGGCTTCTGAAGCCGGGGGTCACCGTGCTCGCCGAGACTCCCGGTGCCGACGACGCGAAGTACATCCACGGCCACTTCGGGCAGGGGACGTTCACGTTCTACGGTGGGCATGACCCCGAGGATTACCAGCACGCCGTCGGCGATCCCCCGACCGATCTCGCGCTCCATAAGCACTCCCCCGGCTACCGGCTGATCCTGAACAACGTCCTCTTCCCGGCCGCCGAGAAGAAGGAAAAGAAGACGTAG
- a CDS encoding GNAT family N-acetyltransferase codes for MKNPFLIGEGIYLRPLEREDAAIFVPWVNDPEITRNLILYRPMNRDIEEEFIARASKEQGGMVFGIALKKDDRLIGNTAFHAVHGKDRHAGFGILIGDKTEWDRGYGTEATALMVEYGFTTLNLNRIWLHVYEYNARGRRAYEKVGFRLEGTLRKHCFREGKYWDVIVMGLLREEWSQARPAAPSRKRPGSRSRSGK; via the coding sequence TTGAAAAACCCCTTCCTGATCGGCGAGGGAATCTACCTCCGTCCCCTGGAGCGGGAGGACGCGGCGATCTTCGTCCCGTGGGTCAACGATCCGGAGATCACGCGAAACCTCATCCTCTACCGCCCGATGAACCGCGACATCGAGGAGGAGTTCATCGCGCGCGCCTCCAAGGAACAGGGCGGGATGGTCTTCGGCATCGCGCTCAAGAAGGACGACCGTCTGATCGGCAACACGGCGTTCCACGCGGTCCACGGGAAGGACCGGCACGCCGGATTCGGGATCCTGATCGGCGACAAGACGGAGTGGGATCGCGGTTATGGGACCGAAGCGACGGCGCTCATGGTCGAGTACGGCTTCACGACCCTCAACCTGAACCGCATCTGGCTCCACGTCTACGAATACAACGCGAGAGGGCGGCGGGCCTACGAGAAGGTCGGGTTCCGCCTCGAGGGAACCTTGCGAAAGCACTGCTTCCGCGAGGGAAAGTACTGGGACGTGATCGTCATGGGGCTGCTGCGCGAGGAGTGGAGTCAGGCGCGACCCGCCGCCCCCTCCCGCAAGCGACCCGGCTCCAGATCGCGATCCGGTAAGTAA
- a CDS encoding biotin transporter BioY has translation MLTLADVWRPAPAEPRAAGPRALSLAFDLALTLVGSALIALSARIAIPLPFSPVPVTGQTFAVLLVGAALGRWRGAAAVIAYLAEGAAGIPVFAGLNAGPAVLVGPTGGYLFGFIPGAWLCGLLAERGWDRRAGTTILSMILGNVAIFAVALPWLARCVGSSNVWAMGFWPFVPGDVVKIGLAAAALPLAWKWLGRGAGR, from the coding sequence ATGCTGACGCTTGCCGACGTATGGCGCCCGGCACCGGCGGAACCAAGGGCCGCCGGACCCCGCGCCCTCTCACTCGCCTTCGACCTCGCGCTCACGCTCGTGGGAAGCGCCTTGATCGCGCTCTCGGCCCGAATCGCGATCCCGCTTCCGTTCTCCCCGGTGCCCGTAACAGGCCAGACCTTCGCGGTGCTCTTGGTCGGCGCCGCGCTCGGCCGCTGGCGGGGCGCCGCGGCCGTGATCGCCTACCTCGCCGAGGGTGCCGCCGGTATCCCCGTTTTCGCGGGCCTCAACGCGGGGCCCGCCGTTCTGGTCGGTCCGACGGGCGGCTACCTCTTCGGATTCATCCCGGGCGCATGGCTCTGCGGCCTCCTTGCCGAGCGCGGCTGGGATCGCCGGGCCGGAACCACGATCCTCTCCATGATCCTGGGAAACGTCGCGATCTTCGCGGTCGCGCTCCCATGGCTCGCGCGCTGCGTGGGCTCTTCGAACGTGTGGGCGATGGGATTTTGGCCGTTCGTGCCCGGTGACGTCGTGAAGATCGGTCTGGCCGCAGCCGCGCTTCCGCTCGCGTGGAAGTGGCTCGGCCGGGGGGCCGGCCGATAA
- a CDS encoding SDR family NAD(P)-dependent oxidoreductase — protein MEVARPGGRPITPYYDPAEDYATAVLVTGATGAIGRAVCRELVTHGYRVLGLARNAEAKARLEYGVVAVAGDIRDPAPWESAIERSDVVIHLAVPADIGQGKEEREDAERDAEELAAVLDRLCVFVRRHKKRLVNTFGSLLHEPGPDGWVRDSSPMSSGRGFGIRHRKTYPVFARHRKKGLRAISVNPTFIYGSGGWFEHGVLEPMSRGQSSFIGDGTQTMHYVAASDAAVGYRLAIEKGLDGDDYLLADDRPSTLGEFTRLVAKEMRAPEPVSLPEETVIPILGAWKVDAYTFCPKVDSSKARDVLGWRPVYRTIEAGVPVVVREWKRSRTAAA, from the coding sequence GTGGAAGTGGCTCGGCCGGGGGGCCGGCCGATAACGCCTTACTACGATCCGGCCGAGGACTACGCCACCGCGGTGCTCGTCACCGGGGCGACGGGCGCGATCGGCCGCGCGGTCTGCCGCGAGCTGGTCACGCACGGGTACCGGGTCCTGGGCCTCGCGCGAAACGCCGAGGCGAAGGCGCGTCTCGAATACGGCGTCGTCGCCGTGGCCGGCGACATTCGCGATCCCGCTCCGTGGGAATCGGCGATCGAGCGGTCGGACGTCGTGATTCACCTGGCGGTGCCTGCGGACATCGGCCAGGGGAAAGAGGAGCGCGAGGACGCCGAGCGCGACGCCGAGGAGCTCGCCGCGGTCCTCGACCGGCTCTGCGTGTTCGTGCGCCGCCACAAAAAGCGTCTCGTGAATACCTTCGGATCACTCCTCCACGAGCCTGGCCCCGACGGCTGGGTCCGCGACTCCTCGCCGATGTCCTCAGGGCGCGGCTTCGGGATCCGCCACCGCAAGACCTACCCCGTGTTCGCCAGACACCGGAAAAAGGGCCTCCGCGCGATCAGCGTGAACCCGACGTTCATCTACGGGTCGGGCGGATGGTTCGAGCACGGTGTGCTCGAGCCGATGAGCCGCGGGCAGTCGAGCTTCATTGGCGACGGGACCCAGACGATGCACTACGTCGCGGCGAGCGATGCCGCGGTCGGCTACCGCCTGGCGATCGAGAAAGGGCTCGACGGCGACGACTACCTCCTCGCCGACGACCGTCCCTCGACGCTCGGCGAGTTCACGCGGCTCGTCGCGAAGGAGATGCGCGCCCCCGAGCCCGTTTCCTTGCCCGAGGAGACGGTGATCCCGATCCTCGGCGCGTGGAAGGTGGACGCCTATACTTTCTGCCCGAAAGTCGACTCATCCAAAGCCCGGGATGTCCTGGGTTGGAGACCTGTCTACCGCACGATCGAGGCCGGAGTTCCGGTCGTCGTCCGTGAATGGAAGCGGTCTCGAACCGCGGCCGCGTAG
- the lpdA gene encoding dihydrolipoyl dehydrogenase: MAETTHDLVVIGAGPGGYVAAIRAAQLGLNVACVEEVEALGGTCLRIGCIPSKAMLESSERYHETKSALAPHGVKVSGVDLDLAQMLRRKDEVVGGRTKGVEFLFKKNKVTRYLGRGRIEGPGRVVVKNGSGSTDLRTRHIVIATGSKPTTLPGIQMNTDRIGASTEALSYSAVPKHLVVIGAGYIGLELGSVWLRLGAKVTVVEYLERILPGMDMEIAREGQKLLERQGLEFRLGQRVTGARVDGKSCVVECQDAEPIRCDRVLVAVGRAPNTDGLGLDSVGIKTDEKGRIPVDDRFATSAPDIYAIGDVIRGSMLAHKAEEEGVACVERIVTGYGHVNYDAVPGVVYTQPEIASVGKTEEELKESGVEYRKGVIFFRANARAHCLGQIDGRVKVLAHARTDRVLGVHIIGPRAGDMIAEAAVAIEFGASSEDVARACHAHPTLAESLKEAALAVDGRAIHS; this comes from the coding sequence ATGGCCGAGACGACGCACGACCTTGTCGTGATCGGCGCTGGCCCGGGGGGCTACGTCGCCGCCATTCGCGCGGCGCAGCTCGGGCTCAACGTCGCCTGCGTCGAGGAGGTCGAAGCCCTGGGCGGCACCTGCCTCCGCATCGGATGCATCCCGAGCAAGGCGATGCTCGAGTCGAGCGAGCGCTATCACGAGACGAAATCCGCGCTGGCTCCGCACGGCGTCAAGGTGTCGGGCGTGGATCTCGACCTCGCCCAGATGCTACGGCGGAAGGACGAGGTGGTCGGCGGCCGCACGAAGGGCGTCGAGTTCCTCTTCAAGAAGAACAAAGTGACGCGCTATCTCGGCCGCGGGCGGATCGAGGGACCGGGCCGGGTCGTCGTCAAGAACGGCTCCGGCTCCACGGATCTTCGGACGCGCCACATCGTCATCGCCACCGGCAGCAAGCCCACGACCCTCCCCGGGATTCAGATGAACACCGACCGCATCGGAGCGAGCACCGAGGCCCTTTCCTATTCCGCGGTGCCCAAGCACTTGGTCGTGATCGGGGCCGGCTACATTGGGCTTGAGCTGGGGTCGGTCTGGCTCCGGCTCGGCGCGAAGGTGACCGTGGTCGAATATCTCGAGCGGATTCTCCCAGGCATGGACATGGAGATCGCCCGGGAAGGGCAGAAGCTTCTGGAGCGCCAGGGTCTCGAGTTCCGGCTGGGCCAGCGGGTGACGGGAGCGCGCGTCGACGGAAAATCCTGCGTGGTCGAGTGCCAGGACGCGGAACCGATCCGCTGCGACCGGGTGCTCGTCGCGGTGGGGAGGGCCCCGAACACCGATGGCCTCGGTCTCGACTCGGTCGGGATCAAGACCGATGAGAAGGGCCGGATCCCGGTCGATGACCGCTTCGCGACGTCAGCCCCGGACATCTACGCGATCGGCGACGTGATCCGCGGATCGATGCTCGCCCACAAGGCCGAAGAGGAAGGCGTCGCCTGCGTGGAGCGGATCGTGACCGGATACGGCCACGTGAACTACGACGCGGTGCCCGGCGTCGTCTACACCCAGCCCGAGATCGCCTCGGTCGGAAAGACCGAGGAGGAGCTCAAGGAATCCGGCGTCGAGTACCGGAAGGGCGTCATCTTCTTCCGGGCGAACGCGCGCGCGCACTGCCTCGGACAGATCGACGGGCGCGTCAAGGTGCTGGCGCACGCCCGCACCGATCGGGTGCTCGGGGTCCACATCATCGGCCCCCGCGCCGGCGACATGATCGCGGAGGCCGCGGTGGCCATCGAGTTCGGAGCGAGCAGCGAAGACGTGGCGCGCGCGTGCCACGCGCATCCCACGCTGGCCGAATCGCTCAAGGAAGCCGCCCTCGCCGTCGACGGCCGGGCGATCCACAGCTAG
- a CDS encoding acyl-CoA dehydrogenase, whose protein sequence is MLWLVLVLIALALVFAVPPLRVRTVTRWLMPMVAGALPRMGETERIALEAGTVWWEAELFSGRPRWRKLLDFRPKALTERERAFLDGPVNELCAMVKDWDVIRGGDLSPQAWEFLKKQRFFGMIIPEEFGGLGFSAAAHSAVIAKLSSRSVTAAVTAMVPNSLGPAELLLRYGTDAQKRHYLPRLASGDEIPCFALTEPEAGSDATALQSTGIVCRGTYEGREVLGMRLHWSKRYITLAPVATVLGLAFRLHDPDRLLGGSEDLGITCALLPTHLPGIRIGERHDPLGVPFQNGPTHGENVFAPLDFIIGGSAMAGKGWRMLMDCLAAGRGISLPSLAVGASELAARTTSDYASVREQFGLPIGRFEGIEEPLARIGGQTYMMDAARKLTLGAIDSEQKPAVVSAIVKRYLTEGMRSVVNDAMDIQAGAAVCRGPRNILAAAYASVPVGITVEGANILTRTLIIYGQGAIRCHPFVQEEMRAIAARDLAAFDRAFFGHLGHVLGTAIRAKWLAWTGSLFAPHPVSGPAGPLFAKLSRYSAAFALISDAAMATLGGTLKRRERLSGRLADALAWMYLGSAALKRFVDDGQPARDLPFARWSAAHALYEIETALRGVLDNFPNRPAAWILRLMLFPPGSRRRGPNDRLSAAVAHSLLTDRDAVERLTADIFFPPPEEEGLGRLEAAYRKVAAAASIERKVKQAIRAKTIAEVEGDALYDAALRAGVITEAERCHAREAAAARRDAIQVDAFDAAEYRGLRR, encoded by the coding sequence ATGCTTTGGCTGGTCCTGGTCCTGATTGCGCTGGCTCTCGTCTTCGCCGTCCCGCCACTCCGGGTGAGAACGGTGACTCGCTGGCTCATGCCCATGGTCGCGGGGGCCCTGCCCCGGATGGGCGAGACCGAGCGGATCGCGCTTGAAGCGGGCACCGTCTGGTGGGAGGCAGAGCTCTTCTCGGGGCGCCCGCGGTGGCGGAAGCTGCTCGATTTTCGCCCCAAGGCGCTGACCGAGAGGGAGCGAGCGTTTCTCGACGGTCCGGTCAACGAGCTCTGCGCGATGGTCAAGGATTGGGACGTGATCCGCGGAGGCGACTTGTCGCCTCAGGCGTGGGAGTTCCTCAAGAAGCAGCGGTTCTTCGGCATGATCATTCCGGAAGAGTTCGGCGGCCTCGGCTTTTCTGCCGCGGCGCATTCGGCGGTGATCGCGAAGCTCTCCAGCCGGAGCGTCACGGCGGCCGTCACCGCGATGGTGCCCAACTCGCTCGGGCCCGCCGAGCTGCTCCTCCGGTACGGGACCGACGCGCAGAAGCGTCACTATCTGCCGCGACTCGCTTCGGGAGACGAGATTCCGTGCTTCGCCCTCACCGAGCCCGAGGCGGGCAGCGACGCCACGGCGCTCCAGAGCACGGGAATCGTCTGCCGCGGAACCTACGAAGGGCGCGAGGTCCTCGGCATGCGCCTTCACTGGAGCAAGCGGTACATCACGCTCGCCCCGGTCGCCACGGTCCTCGGTCTCGCCTTTCGGCTCCACGATCCCGATCGCCTGTTGGGAGGAAGCGAGGATCTGGGAATCACGTGCGCTCTCCTTCCCACGCACCTGCCCGGAATCCGGATCGGGGAGCGCCACGATCCGCTCGGCGTGCCGTTCCAGAACGGTCCCACCCACGGAGAGAACGTGTTCGCGCCGCTCGATTTCATCATCGGCGGCTCCGCGATGGCCGGCAAAGGATGGCGGATGCTCATGGACTGCCTGGCCGCGGGCCGCGGCATCTCCCTCCCCTCCCTCGCGGTCGGTGCATCGGAGCTGGCGGCGCGCACCACGAGCGACTACGCGAGCGTGAGGGAGCAGTTCGGTCTCCCGATCGGGCGCTTCGAGGGGATCGAAGAGCCGCTCGCGCGGATCGGGGGGCAGACCTACATGATGGACGCCGCGCGCAAGCTCACGCTCGGCGCGATCGACTCGGAGCAGAAGCCGGCCGTCGTCTCGGCGATCGTGAAGCGGTACCTGACCGAAGGCATGCGCTCCGTCGTGAACGACGCGATGGACATTCAGGCGGGCGCGGCCGTCTGCCGCGGTCCGCGGAACATCCTCGCGGCGGCCTACGCTTCGGTCCCGGTCGGGATCACCGTCGAAGGGGCGAACATCCTCACGCGCACGCTCATTATTTACGGGCAGGGGGCGATCCGCTGCCACCCCTTCGTCCAGGAGGAGATGCGCGCGATCGCGGCTCGGGATCTCGCCGCGTTCGATCGCGCCTTCTTCGGACATCTGGGGCACGTCCTGGGCACCGCGATCCGCGCCAAGTGGCTCGCGTGGACCGGGAGCCTGTTCGCGCCGCACCCGGTGAGCGGCCCGGCCGGCCCGCTCTTCGCGAAGCTCTCGCGGTACAGCGCCGCCTTCGCGCTCATCTCCGACGCCGCCATGGCCACGCTCGGCGGAACGCTCAAGCGTCGCGAGCGATTGAGCGGGCGCCTCGCGGACGCCCTCGCGTGGATGTACCTCGGGTCCGCGGCGCTCAAGCGATTCGTGGACGACGGCCAGCCCGCGCGGGACCTTCCCTTCGCGCGGTGGTCCGCGGCGCACGCGCTCTACGAGATCGAGACCGCCCTCCGCGGCGTTCTCGACAACTTCCCGAATCGTCCCGCCGCGTGGATCCTGCGACTCATGCTGTTTCCGCCGGGCTCCAGGCGGCGCGGGCCAAACGATCGCTTGAGCGCGGCGGTCGCGCATAGCCTGCTCACCGACCGGGACGCGGTCGAGCGTTTGACCGCGGACATCTTCTTTCCGCCGCCGGAAGAGGAAGGGCTGGGAAGGCTCGAGGCGGCCTACCGGAAGGTCGCGGCCGCCGCCTCCATCGAGCGGAAGGTCAAGCAGGCGATTCGCGCGAAGACCATCGCGGAGGTGGAAGGCGACGCGCTCTACGACGCCGCGCTGCGCGCGGGGGTGATCACGGAAGCCGAGCGCTGCCATGCGCGCGAGGCGGCCGCGGCACGACGCGACGCGATCCAGGTCGATGCCTTCGACGCCGCGGAGTACCGGGGCCTTCGTCGGTAG